A genomic segment from Deinococcus sp. YIM 77859 encodes:
- a CDS encoding LCP family protein produces MRRAVLLVLILLAGLVALAAPAFPALTRYGTLPRKADGPLNILLAGVDVNYDASAAVWPYPALPEDYSQRTDTIVLAQVRPDGTANLLSIPRDTWVNIPGWGWSKINAANPHGGPELLVEAVEDLTGLPVDAYALLSLNAVRALTDAAGGVTLDVPARMKYDDNAGHLHIDLYPGRQRLNGQQAEGFLRFRHDGLGDIGRVERQQAYLTALLQQVKHPLNVWRLPQMAAAIDHNTKTNLTRQEVGALLGALLSGLKVNTYTVPGSFGGGGTWLPDRAALAGLIQQHFLDPQDPRTLRVAVVNVGAPDGSARRLQEKLEGLGYQHVVISNGPRAATTTTVSGQAAAAVLRDVGHGQLSQEASLPGADVTVRLGPDTPAAGSGTN; encoded by the coding sequence GTGCGCCGCGCCGTTCTCCTCGTCCTGATCCTGCTTGCCGGGCTGGTGGCGCTCGCTGCCCCCGCGTTTCCCGCTCTGACCCGTTACGGCACGCTGCCCCGCAAGGCGGACGGCCCGCTCAACATCCTGCTGGCCGGGGTCGACGTTAATTACGACGCCTCGGCGGCGGTGTGGCCCTACCCGGCGCTGCCCGAGGACTACAGCCAGCGCACCGACACCATCGTGCTGGCACAGGTGCGGCCCGACGGCACCGCCAACCTGCTGAGTATCCCGCGCGACACCTGGGTCAACATCCCCGGCTGGGGCTGGAGCAAGATCAACGCGGCCAATCCGCACGGCGGGCCGGAACTGCTCGTGGAGGCAGTGGAAGACCTCACCGGTCTGCCGGTGGATGCCTACGCCCTCCTCTCGCTGAACGCCGTTCGCGCCCTGACCGACGCGGCGGGCGGCGTGACCCTGGACGTTCCGGCCAGGATGAAGTACGACGACAACGCCGGGCACCTTCACATCGACCTCTACCCGGGACGGCAGCGGCTGAACGGCCAGCAGGCGGAAGGCTTTCTGCGCTTTCGCCACGACGGTCTAGGGGACATCGGGCGCGTCGAGCGGCAACAGGCGTACCTCACGGCGCTCCTGCAACAGGTCAAACACCCCCTCAACGTCTGGCGGCTTCCGCAGATGGCCGCCGCCATCGACCACAACACCAAGACGAACCTCACCCGGCAGGAGGTCGGCGCGCTGCTGGGCGCGCTGCTGAGCGGTCTGAAGGTGAACACCTACACGGTGCCGGGCTCCTTTGGCGGGGGCGGCACCTGGCTTCCCGACCGCGCGGCCCTCGCCGGGCTCATCCAACAGCACTTCCTTGACCCCCAAGACCCCCGCACGCTTCGGGTCGCGGTGGTGAACGTGGGCGCGCCGGACGGCAGCGCTCGCCGCCTTCAAGAGAAGCTCGAGGGCCTGGGGTACCAACACGTGGTGATTTCCAATGGACCGCGCGCCGCCACGACCACCACCGTGAGCGGCCAGGCCGCGGCGGCGGTGCTGCGCGACGTGGGGCACGGGCAGCTCAGCCAGGAGGCGAGCCTGCCGGGAGCAGACGTGACGGTGCGCCTAGGCCCCGATACTCCGGCGGCCGGAAGCGGGACGAACTAG
- the rimP gene encoding ribosome maturation factor RimP has protein sequence MNNNATHTSNDLHALADGVLRTLGFEVLDVQVQNPGRRPTVVIRVDRLDEQPVTLEDLERASRVVGAEFDRVDPIAGEYRLELESPGAKRPLTRARHFERMIGLRARVRGDGHAFTAPIKAVQGDQVTFDVAGEDVTLTVGTFQGNLAEFPDRHR, from the coding sequence ATGAATAACAACGCAACCCACACTTCAAACGATCTGCACGCCCTGGCAGACGGCGTCCTGCGGACCCTGGGCTTCGAGGTGCTGGACGTGCAGGTGCAGAATCCTGGTCGCCGGCCTACCGTCGTGATTCGCGTCGACCGCCTCGACGAACAGCCGGTTACCCTCGAAGACCTGGAACGGGCCAGCCGCGTGGTTGGCGCGGAGTTCGACCGGGTGGACCCCATCGCGGGTGAGTACCGCCTGGAACTCGAATCGCCGGGCGCCAAGCGGCCGCTGACGCGCGCGCGGCACTTCGAGCGCATGATCGGTTTAAGGGCCAGGGTGCGCGGCGACGGGCACGCGTTCACGGCGCCCATCAAGGCGGTGCAGGGCGATCAGGTCACCTTCGATGTCGCCGGTGAGGACGTCACGCTCACCGTCGGCACCTTTCAGGGGAACCTCGCGGAGTTCCCGGACCGCCACCGCTGA
- the nusA gene encoding transcription termination factor NusA translates to MTQPEVNFAEALREVAQARNINELQLIEAFEQSLAQAYTRNVEPDKRIEVHLDPVTGELEVLIVREVVEKVENENLQISLADALELDPGVEIGMEMEFPVDREKFSRIALQAAKQMLTQKMRETERNVVYNEYKDREGQVLTAQVVRSDNKGNWFVELGAGEAILPPREQIPGEKLVPGNRVKIYLKEVRKTPKGPTILASRADEKLLEYLLRQEIPEVANGIVEIKAIAREAGQRSKVAVYSHNPNVDPIGACIGHRGNRIQAVTGELGRERVDVILWDANPRDFIRNALSPAKVGPIEVQPESKDATVTVTPDQLSLAIGKGGQNVRLAAKLTGYKIDLRETAAIQDLDAAMQQALQEEQESAGTSRSAAASAFDALFKDSRSVATARPDDTQE, encoded by the coding sequence ATGACTCAGCCTGAAGTCAATTTTGCGGAGGCGCTGCGTGAAGTCGCGCAGGCCCGCAACATCAACGAGCTGCAACTCATTGAGGCCTTCGAGCAGTCGCTCGCGCAGGCCTACACCCGCAACGTGGAGCCCGACAAGCGCATCGAGGTGCACCTCGATCCCGTGACGGGCGAACTCGAAGTGCTTATCGTGCGCGAGGTGGTCGAGAAGGTCGAGAACGAGAACCTTCAGATCTCCCTCGCCGACGCCCTGGAACTCGATCCCGGCGTAGAGATCGGCATGGAGATGGAGTTTCCGGTGGACCGCGAGAAGTTCTCGCGCATCGCCCTCCAGGCGGCCAAGCAGATGCTCACGCAAAAGATGCGCGAGACCGAGCGCAACGTGGTCTACAACGAGTACAAGGACCGCGAGGGGCAGGTGTTGACCGCGCAGGTTGTCCGCAGCGACAACAAGGGCAACTGGTTCGTGGAGCTGGGCGCGGGCGAAGCGATCCTGCCGCCGCGTGAGCAGATCCCGGGCGAGAAGCTGGTGCCGGGGAACCGGGTCAAGATCTACCTCAAGGAGGTGCGCAAGACGCCCAAGGGGCCGACCATCCTCGCCAGCCGCGCCGACGAGAAGCTGCTGGAATACCTGCTGCGGCAGGAGATCCCCGAGGTTGCCAACGGCATCGTGGAGATCAAGGCCATTGCCCGTGAGGCCGGGCAGCGCTCCAAGGTCGCCGTGTACTCGCATAATCCCAATGTGGACCCCATCGGGGCCTGCATCGGGCACCGCGGCAACCGCATCCAGGCGGTGACGGGCGAACTCGGCCGTGAGCGCGTGGACGTCATCCTGTGGGACGCGAACCCGCGCGACTTCATTCGCAACGCGCTCTCGCCCGCCAAGGTCGGCCCGATCGAGGTGCAGCCGGAGAGCAAGGACGCTACCGTCACGGTCACGCCCGATCAGCTTTCGCTGGCGATCGGCAAGGGGGGACAGAACGTGCGGCTGGCCGCCAAGCTCACCGGCTACAAGATCGACCTGCGCGAGACGGCCGCCATTCAGGACCTCGACGCCGCGATGCAGCAAGCGCTTCAGGAGGAACAGGAGAGCGCCGGCACGAGCCGCAGTGCCGCCGCGTCCGCCTTTGACGCGCTGTTCAAGGACAGCCGGTCGGTCGCCACCGCTCGCCCCGACGACACGCAGGAGTAA